A single window of Cytobacillus dafuensis DNA harbors:
- the lepB gene encoding signal peptidase I — MQETTKQEIYSWIKSIAFAFIIAFICKQFLFTTTTVFGESMEPTFQDQDKVVLSKTAEIQRFDMIVFDAPDVEGEHYIKRVIGLPGDRIEMKDDVLYINGKAIEEPYLIENKKDNPFNNLTEDFLLEEKTGKSIIPKDMLFVMGDNRLVSKDSRFFGLVPYDSVIGEVKFRYYPLEEIGIPK, encoded by the coding sequence ATGCAAGAAACTACAAAACAAGAAATCTATTCTTGGATAAAATCAATTGCATTTGCTTTCATTATCGCTTTTATTTGTAAACAATTTCTTTTCACAACTACGACTGTATTTGGTGAATCAATGGAACCTACCTTTCAAGACCAAGATAAAGTGGTTTTGAGCAAAACGGCTGAAATTCAACGATTTGATATGATAGTGTTTGATGCACCAGATGTTGAGGGTGAACACTATATTAAGAGGGTAATTGGCCTTCCAGGAGATCGTATTGAGATGAAAGATGATGTTCTTTATATTAATGGGAAAGCAATAGAAGAACCGTATTTGATAGAAAATAAAAAAGATAATCCATTTAATAATCTGACTGAGGACTTTTTATTGGAAGAAAAAACAGGAAAATCCATTATCCCTAAAGATATGTTATTTGTAATGGGAGATAACCGTTTAGTGAGTAAGGACAGTAGATTTTTCGGACTTGTTCCCTATGATTCGGTTATTGGAGAAGTGAAATTTCGATATTATCCATTAGAAGAAATCGGCATACCTAAATAA
- a CDS encoding Cof-type HAD-IIB family hydrolase: MDFKIVFFDVDGTITHHEDGSISNNTKAAIKALKNKGIRVVAATGRPLSMCNEIRELGIDTFITANGGYVKHNQEIIHKVPMDKNIIQEVFDFAYTENHGLSFFTEDFSMNGVQGTEILKALKETLSLNDYPAINKHIYNQDVYLMCLYADDKTAQKYIQKFPHLTFKRWHPFVLNVLQEEISKSLAIIKVLKYFGIDQSEAIAFGDGDNDIDMLGLVGLGVAMGNGTEQLKKDADFVTKKSSEDGIEFALKKYGVI; the protein is encoded by the coding sequence ATGGATTTCAAAATTGTATTTTTCGATGTTGATGGAACGATTACACACCATGAAGATGGCAGTATTTCAAATAATACTAAAGCAGCAATAAAAGCATTAAAAAACAAAGGAATAAGAGTGGTAGCGGCAACAGGAAGACCGTTATCTATGTGCAATGAAATAAGAGAATTGGGAATAGATACCTTCATCACCGCAAATGGCGGGTATGTGAAGCACAATCAAGAGATTATTCATAAAGTGCCGATGGATAAAAATATCATTCAAGAAGTGTTTGATTTTGCATACACAGAGAACCATGGTCTGTCATTCTTCACTGAAGATTTTAGCATGAACGGTGTGCAAGGTACTGAAATCTTAAAAGCATTAAAGGAAACTTTGTCATTGAATGATTATCCTGCTATCAATAAACATATTTATAATCAAGACGTATATCTAATGTGCTTGTATGCCGATGACAAAACTGCCCAGAAATACATTCAAAAATTCCCGCATCTAACCTTTAAAAGATGGCATCCTTTTGTGTTGAATGTATTGCAAGAAGAGATATCAAAATCTTTAGCGATCATAAAAGTTTTAAAGTATTTTGGGATTGATCAATCTGAAGCAATAGCGTTTGGTGATGGAGATAATGACATAGATATGTTGGGACTAGTAGGACTTGGTGTAGCGATGGGGAATGGGACTGAACAGTTAAAAAAAGATGCAGATTTCGTCACGAAAAAATCAAGTGAAGACGGGATCGAGTTTGCATTAAAAAAGTACGGGGTCATTTAA
- a CDS encoding YwbE family protein has protein sequence MNGQNRKDVLPGMPVDIVLKADQKTGKLTRGIVKDILTKSSTHPHGIKVRLTDGQIGRVQEIHSE, from the coding sequence ATGAACGGACAAAACCGGAAGGACGTATTACCAGGCATGCCTGTTGATATTGTTTTAAAAGCGGATCAAAAAACGGGGAAGCTTACGAGAGGCATCGTGAAAGATATTCTCACCAAATCAAGCACCCATCCACACGGTATTAAAGTTAGGCTAACCGATGGACAGATTGGCCGTGTGCAGGAAATTCACTCTGAATAA
- a CDS encoding carboxylate--amine ligase: MNNKAVILGCNYYIGLSAIRCLGVHGIHTVAVDYSSEHNYAADSKYCSERLSAPHYKNEKDDFVQFLIDYAKRQSVPPVLIPCHDSYVEVIDQHLEELKEYYLITQTEQGLWTNIMNKEILNEIAKEKGVLIPETVRVEEENFIEKIEENIKYPCIVKPTDSPAFVAIFRRKVFKVQNREELEAAIKKANDAGLEVIVQRIIPGFDDHMYTFDAYLNQESKVTHWVSCQKYRQFPINFGASVYTVQKYVPELYEIGAKFLEDIHYKGFAEIEFKKDAETGKFYLIEINARITTLNNMLNKVGVNFPYITYLELTKQEIGTKAIEHDTNIAFCYAYEDILAIKDYMKTGQLSIPQIIPTLFKKKTYAIWDWNDPKPAISFLKMMNSKMFSRLSKS; encoded by the coding sequence ATGAATAATAAAGCTGTTATTTTAGGTTGCAATTATTATATTGGTTTAAGTGCCATTCGTTGCTTAGGTGTGCACGGGATTCATACGGTGGCAGTGGATTATTCTAGTGAACATAATTACGCTGCGGATTCTAAATATTGTTCAGAGAGGCTTAGTGCTCCCCATTACAAAAATGAGAAAGATGATTTTGTTCAATTTTTAATAGATTATGCAAAAAGGCAAAGTGTCCCTCCCGTACTTATTCCATGTCATGATTCATACGTTGAGGTCATTGATCAACACCTAGAAGAATTAAAAGAATATTATCTGATTACGCAAACAGAGCAGGGACTTTGGACAAATATAATGAATAAAGAAATATTGAATGAAATAGCAAAGGAAAAAGGTGTTCTAATACCAGAAACAGTACGTGTAGAAGAAGAGAATTTCATTGAAAAAATCGAAGAAAACATAAAATATCCTTGTATTGTTAAACCCACTGATTCACCTGCATTCGTCGCAATATTTAGACGGAAGGTTTTTAAAGTCCAAAATAGAGAAGAGCTAGAAGCAGCGATCAAAAAAGCGAATGATGCTGGTTTAGAAGTCATTGTACAAAGAATCATACCAGGGTTCGATGACCATATGTACACGTTTGATGCCTATTTAAATCAAGAATCGAAAGTCACACATTGGGTTAGTTGTCAAAAATATCGACAGTTCCCAATTAACTTCGGCGCTTCCGTGTATACTGTTCAAAAATATGTTCCAGAGCTGTATGAGATAGGTGCGAAGTTTTTAGAAGATATTCATTATAAAGGTTTTGCAGAGATTGAGTTCAAAAAGGATGCCGAAACAGGAAAGTTTTATTTAATTGAAATCAATGCGAGGATTACGACCCTTAATAACATGCTCAATAAAGTTGGCGTTAACTTTCCTTATATAACTTATTTAGAGCTAACGAAACAAGAAATTGGAACAAAAGCAATAGAACATGATACTAATATAGCGTTTTGTTATGCGTATGAAGATATTTTAGCAATAAAAGATTATATGAAAACGGGACAACTATCCATTCCACAAATTATTCCTACATTATTTAAGAAAAAGACATATGCCATATGGGATTGGAATGATCCTAAACCGGCCATTTCATTTTTGAAGATGATGAATTCAAAGATGTTTAGTAGACTCTCGAAATCATAG
- a CDS encoding DUF1835 domain-containing protein — translation MKENSAGVIEKELIPIKTKINHPFIYFLIEPNVVIVYQIKTNNYLTISDMIKIDVWLTYEINNKVEFEKFNHEEHQPVEGRGFFINQEDMNKMVEEINKHIQKKRYLKGMGNQLGAVHIVNSESAAGSLRVGLERPKTVIGFPDSFSIGPLWKLDEKIGQSYRKEWLFENINFEQEDYEYENKFTNTLREIEDIANDVPIYIWYGNNADEQTGLRLLLYLLREKTNEIFLMNSIELYVRYSATEEEQPIFHTGQMASKNLRLLFENNKENKPLSDKKRIQFHKEWEKLSQTKEVLRLWIDDEIKGVPKHHYDPLIIETIGKLHHKQGTKDFIKTGSVIGEILTQMDSYINYSFLEYRIRHLIYSGVLELKGIPKSMRHYSVKLR, via the coding sequence TTGAAGGAGAATTCAGCAGGAGTTATAGAAAAGGAGTTGATTCCAATTAAAACAAAAATTAATCACCCATTTATCTATTTTTTGATTGAACCAAATGTAGTTATTGTCTATCAAATTAAAACAAATAATTATTTAACCATATCAGATATGATCAAAATTGACGTGTGGTTGACGTATGAAATAAATAATAAAGTTGAATTTGAGAAATTTAATCACGAAGAACACCAACCAGTCGAAGGAAGAGGGTTCTTTATAAATCAGGAAGATATGAACAAGATGGTGGAGGAAATAAATAAACATATTCAAAAAAAGCGATATTTAAAGGGGATGGGGAATCAACTTGGTGCGGTCCATATCGTTAATTCAGAATCTGCAGCCGGATCTTTAAGAGTAGGTCTTGAAAGACCAAAGACTGTAATTGGATTTCCAGACTCCTTTTCGATTGGACCATTGTGGAAATTAGATGAAAAAATTGGTCAATCATACCGAAAAGAATGGTTATTTGAAAATATTAATTTTGAGCAGGAAGACTATGAATATGAAAATAAATTTACCAATACATTGCGTGAGATTGAGGATATAGCAAATGATGTTCCAATCTATATTTGGTATGGGAATAATGCTGATGAACAAACTGGTCTCCGTCTTTTACTCTATTTATTGCGAGAAAAGACAAATGAGATTTTTCTTATGAACTCAATAGAACTCTATGTGAGATATAGTGCTACCGAAGAAGAGCAACCTATTTTCCATACAGGCCAAATGGCTTCAAAAAATTTAAGACTATTATTTGAAAATAACAAAGAGAACAAACCATTATCAGATAAAAAGCGTATTCAATTTCATAAGGAATGGGAAAAACTGTCCCAAACTAAAGAAGTGTTACGTTTATGGATAGATGATGAAATTAAAGGTGTACCAAAACATCATTATGATCCACTCATCATCGAAACAATAGGAAAGCTGCATCATAAGCAAGGTACGAAAGATTTTATTAAGACTGGAAGTGTGATTGGCGAAATATTGACTCAAATGGATTCGTATATAAATTATTCCTTTTTAGAATATAGGATTCGTCATTTAATATACAGTGGGGTACTCGAGTTAAAGGGAATACCCAAATCAATGAGACATTATAGTGTAAAACTTCGGTAA
- a CDS encoding DinB family protein: protein MIDYRIIPRENFTDKIGELVSMLEHTRAVTLSEISNLSQSELDYLPNEGSNSIGSLLLHIASIEFVHQVISFEKRDLNEDEYLKWGSALELGDKARDVIKNHSLEYYLDELFQIRENTLTYLKLKKDSWLFEENKWGNGVSYNNYYLWFHVMEDEINHRGQIRTIKRLLENNK, encoded by the coding sequence ATGATTGATTATAGAATAATACCAAGAGAAAACTTTACTGACAAAATTGGGGAACTTGTGTCTATGCTTGAACATACAAGAGCAGTTACACTGAGTGAAATTTCTAATTTAAGCCAAAGTGAATTAGATTATTTACCAAATGAAGGTTCGAATTCTATCGGTTCTCTTTTATTACATATTGCGTCGATTGAGTTTGTTCATCAAGTTATCTCGTTTGAAAAAAGAGATTTGAATGAAGACGAATATTTAAAGTGGGGATCAGCTCTGGAACTTGGAGACAAAGCGAGAGATGTGATTAAAAATCACTCTCTTGAATATTATTTAGATGAATTATTTCAAATTAGAGAAAATACACTTACATATCTGAAATTGAAGAAAGATAGCTGGTTGTTTGAGGAAAATAAGTGGGGTAATGGTGTTTCTTATAATAATTATTATTTATGGTTTCATGTTATGGAGGATGAAATTAACCATCGTGGACAGATTAGAACAATTAAGCGATTGTTGGAAAATAATAAATAA
- a CDS encoding DUF1292 domain-containing protein, giving the protein MGKIEVGEIFTNDQGEEIEVLAVVNMEGTEYVAVGFVEDLQEEIEEDIDIFFLKVNQDGDFTAIESDEEFDRVSSAFDEIMQED; this is encoded by the coding sequence ATGGGAAAAATCGAAGTAGGCGAAATCTTTACAAATGACCAGGGCGAGGAAATTGAAGTGCTAGCAGTGGTAAATATGGAAGGGACAGAATACGTTGCAGTCGGCTTTGTGGAGGATCTTCAAGAAGAAATCGAGGAAGACATTGATATTTTCTTTTTAAAGGTCAATCAGGATGGAGACTTCACAGCCATTGAAAGCGACGAGGAATTCGACAGAGTTTCTTCAGCTTTTGATGAAATAATGCAAGAAGACTAA